Within Vicia villosa cultivar HV-30 ecotype Madison, WI linkage group LG1, Vvil1.0, whole genome shotgun sequence, the genomic segment GAGCAGATGGTAGAATATTGTTCTTTGTTGATTGATATTTCTTTGCAGACTAATGCGTGCAATGTTTGGTGTTGCAAACCTAGTTAAGTTAATGGATTTCTGACATAGGGTTTACCATACTTTGACGCATGTTGAGTCGATTGACCACTTAGAATTGAGAGACATAATTTGGAATAAAATTGCTCCTTTTAAAGTTTCTCGTTTTGTTTAGCGAATTATTTCCAACATAATTGCTTCAAAATATAATTTGACTCGTAGAAGTATTGTTCCTTCTGATTCTTTGTTATATTTTAGAAGTTGTGACCCGACCCTATACAACTCGAGATCGGTCAGCATTGGCCTGTTTAGGATCGCGTAGTTTGTTTTGACAATTTTAGTTGTGGCAAAGGAGAAAGTGTTAATCATTTATTCTTTCAATGTCATGTCTTTGGTCACATTTGGTTTTCTTCTTAAGTAGTTAAATATATGGTGGGTTAGTCCATTAGTGTGATTTTGGTTTTTAGTTCGTAAGTGGTTTGATGCTCTTGTATTCTTCCTAATCGCAATCATGAGTATGTTATACAATTTTGTGGTGCTAATATCTTTCGTACCATCTCCTAAAAGTTAAGCGCGAGGCTGTTAAGGAGGGGCCCTCCAGTCCTATTTATTTTTCCTTGTGGAAGAAGCTTTGGAAGGCTCCGGTTCACGTCTGCATCAGAAACTTACTCTGGAGATTTAGTAAAAACATCTTGCCCACAAAGTTAAATCTTGAGAAAAAAGGTATGAAGCATGAAAACTCTTGTCCTTTCTATCATGATCATCCTGAGTCAGTCCAACATCTTTTCTTGGGATGTTCCTTTGCCAAAGTTGTCTGCTTTTCATCCCCATTGGGTCTTCATATTCCTCTAAATCCATATATGTGTAAATGGTTGGAGAAGGGTTTTGATTGTAAGGATGCTTTTGGTTCTCAGTTGATCTACACAACTCTTTGGAATATCTGGAAAGTGAGAAACGATCTAGTTTTCTCAAATGCGCAGGTGAGGCCCCAGGATGCTGCCCAGCAGGCGTGGGGCCATGTCATGGAGTTTAACTTTGCCAACCCAACCCCATTTGTGCGCCACGAAAAAAATTCAAAGTGAAGGCAAGATTGTTGAGTGTTGTTTGACTGTTACAATGTGCAGGTAGAACCATGTAATGCGGAAGTTATGGCAATTGAATGGGGTCTTCATTTGGCTTGCCATCTCAACCTCAAGAAGATTGTGTTGTAGTTGGGTGCTAAGGTTGTGGTGGATTGTGTCAACCACCTTGCAGTGCGAGCGGACCTTGATCCCTTAATTGTAGATTGTAATGGTTTAATGAAAGAGTTTGAtaatgtttctgttatttttattaGGAGAACTGTCAATGTTAATGCTCATAATTTAGTTGGTCTGGGAAAGAAGATTGTAAGTAGAACTTGGTTGGGATTCATCTCGAATGTATCTTATTCTTTGATACTGTCTTCAGTTGTTTCAGTTTAATGAAAggcgttttatatatatatatatatatatatatatatatatatatatatatatatatatatatatatatatatatatataatatggttgacaaataaataaatgaacacttattttaaaatcaataaataaaataaattcttaaGTACCTATGATAAGTAATTGGGTATTAGTATCTTTTTAGTGCAAATTGATTTAAGATTTAAAtttactttaaaataaaataattataaaaaataacatgtcattgaataataatatttgattggaCGAAGGTACCCAACTAAATTCAAGAATACCGGATTGTTTACCTTAAAAAATCATCCATcacaatttttttcttcatttgttAACTAGAAAACAGTGGCGGATGATTAATCTTTAAAAGCTTAATATACTTTTTAACCTTTATGTTAATTTCGAACTTTATTAtaatcttttaattaaaaaaagtatcATAGGTTCTTCATTCCTTTAAAAGTTATTGCATTATTTTCGATAAAAAAAATCTAAGCATCAGTTGTTAAATTCTTCACTAATAGGGTCCATTTTAAACATTTAAAGAACCAATATAATACATTTTGAAGTTAAGGAAACAAAATGAGTCCCAAAAGTAACATACAGTAAAAGaaagttattaaaagaaaagaaaatgaacttCTGGAGCATAAAATTGAGACATTTATGTTACTAAAAGAAATTTTATGTTTATTTCTAATGAGAAAGTATATGATCCACTTTATGCTCATGCTCCTTTGCTTCAAATGATATATATTAGTCATTCAGGTTGTTTCTTTGTTATGGTTGAGTATATTTGATCAGCTCAGGAGCTTTTGTTGATACAGACTCTACAGAGGATGTGGATGGGGATTGACTGTTTTGttcaaatattttcattttcttcatgtGTTTTTTCCCTTTAATATGACCTTCCATCACAACTTTTGAAAAAGTGCTAATATCACAAATCTCACACCATAAAATTTCATCCTTCTTTCTTTTTGTTAGTGCACTTTTCTTTTCCACTTCCTCAGTTGCAGCATCTTCCTTTTGCACTTCCTCAGTTGCAGCATCTTTATTACTTGCTAAACAGCCTACAAATTCGCTTTTCTCATTTTGAGGTTCTGTTACATCATTACAAACCTCCACAAGCTCCTTCTCATTTGTGGACTTTGTTGCACTTACACTATAATCGGTCATCTTTGCCAGCAATTGCTCCTCTTGTTTAGGTTCTTGGATACCCTTATCAATAATTGTTGCATCCATTACTTCTAAGGGCATGCAAGGTTGAGGATGTTGCTCATGTTGATCTTTTTGTACATCACCCTCTAATTTCGTGTCAATCAGACTTGTTTCAATAGCCTTCAAATTCACAATTTTTTCACTTGTTACGTTGCTTTGGCAGATCTTCTTATTTTGTCTGGCTTCCTTGATCTTGTGCTTCTTACCATTCAGATGAGCTTTCAAGCCACTCTCACTTGTGGTTTTAATTTCACACAATGCACAACTCCACTCCTCTTTCCGTTTTTTCTTCAAACCAATTGTAGAAGGCTCAGTCTCCGAATCAACCAGTGTCGTTGTTTTTCGCTTTGCATAAAAGAGTTCCGGATCTGGTCTATCCTGCATCAATATACTCAAATAAAACATCAGATGAATTatgtttataaatatatttttccaaCAACAGTAACGCTTATGTCCCATGTGACTAAGGAAGATCCCTAAAATAACTTTCTGAAGTTTATGCTATCAAATATTAACAACAAATTGTCTTACATAAAATCTGAATAGAATAAATCTCTGTCTCTTTTCTAATTGTGTAATACACACGTGAATATTCTAAAATGTTGAATAACACAAGAGAATGAAAAAAGTTATGAAAACTGACCAACACTATAACTTTGTCCTTGTTGCTGATCTCTGGAGAAGGATTGATTGGCGTAGGAGGCAGAATCAATTGCGGTTGCAACGCACCGATATGGCCAACAGCAGCAACAGGGTTCATCGGTGTTGAATTTGACCATTGCGACAGTAGTCCATGAATATTCAGCGGCCTCTGCGTTGAAATCCCCAATTGTCTCTCTATTGCAAGTTCCCTCCTCACTTCTTCCTCCAATTCCATCCTCCGCAAAATTTCTCTGCGGATTACCTCCTTCTCAAGTTCTCGCCGCAGTGCCTCCTCGCCGGTTAGTGGTGGTCGGAAACCAGAAAAACCACCTTCcactgaaaaacaacaacaaagatATATATTAGATATAAAAAATCAGgtttattttatttggtttataAGCGTGCTGTTGAAGCGATTTCGATTGACTTACTTTGAAGTGATCCATTGGGGAGATATGTGGCTGGAGAAAGAGAAGGCAGTGTTGTTGGTGGTTTGACGTTGTCAACGGCACGATATTTGAACTCCATTGAACAAATACTTGAAACTTGAATAAGAGCTATTATTTGTGATGATGAGAATGAGAGCTACACATAAAAACAGAGTGATATTTAAAGGGGAAAACAGAAGCGGGAAGAATATAGTTTGGAGGAGAATAGACCTCACGTGTAGTACTTGAGCGCGTTGGTTGAAAACTTGGCAAGGTAATGAGTTTAAAATATTACTACTTTGttccattcattttttttattctgtataattaattaattattgtaaaaaatctttttctaccaaaaatgaaaattcaattcttttttattgatgaatatttttctattaaaagtttatacaactttttttataattatttttctatataaataaatttgttgATAGGAGCATTGAATAATATTAtctttgaaataaaaattaaaattatttatatttatattttctaaatagaatataaataaatttaaaaattctcttcaatattattaaaaatattttttattttattccctatcatataaaattaaattcttCTATTCTATAAAAGGTTGATGCAATTTTTTTGGAtaattatttttctatataaataaatttaatgatTGGGGTATTTGgtcaataatattatttttgaaataaaataaaaaataaaactaattcatATTTCCTAAAAtagaatataaataaatatgcaGAAATTATCTTCAATCTTgttcaatttattaaaatattttttattttattccctATTTCTTTTTCAACATAAACCATTTTCTATAAAAAGTCTATACAAattctttttataattatttttctatataaataagtttatgatagtAGTTTTGGTCAATAacattatttttcaaataaaataaaaataaaactaactcATATTTCCTAATATagaatataaataaatttgaaaaaaatttcttaaatCTTATTCAAtactattaaatatatattttattttattccctATCATATAAAATTCAGTTCTTTTTCAATGATAAATCTTTTTCTATAAAaagtacatacacttttttgtataattatttttctatataaataaatttaatgatAGGAGTATTtggttattaatattattttttgaaatgaaatacaaataaaACTAATTCATATTTTCTAAAATGGGGCGGGGCGGTTATAGTTCAGCATGCGAACCTAAAACTTTGACCTGTCCCGCAAAAAATGAAGGCGGGGCGGCTAAACCCGCGCGCGGACACTATAATTATTAGgcctaaaaatacaaaatttatgttAAACGCAAAAGTCTGCATAAAAAACAGGGCAGAGTGAGCGGTCACACTTAGAGGGTGAGGGCCTAAACCTATAACTCGTCTCGCTCAAAAATGCGGACAAAATCGACATGTCTAACGGGCCGGATCTGTTTTGTCACCCCTACTTTTGAACACTTTTAGTTACTA encodes:
- the LOC131616058 gene encoding uncharacterized protein LOC131616058 → MEFKYRAVDNVKPPTTLPSLSPATYLPNGSLQMEGGFSGFRPPLTGEEALRRELEKEVIRREILRRMELEEEVRRELAIERQLGISTQRPLNIHGLLSQWSNSTPMNPVAAVGHIGALQPQLILPPTPINPSPEISNKDKVIVLDRPDPELFYAKRKTTTLVDSETEPSTIGLKKKRKEEWSCALCEIKTTSESGLKAHLNGKKHKIKEARQNKKICQSNVTSEKIVNLKAIETSLIDTKLEGDVQKDQHEQHPQPCMPLEVMDATIIDKGIQEPKQEEQLLAKMTDYSVSATKSTNEKELVEVCNDVTEPQNEKSEFVGCLASNKDAATEEVQKEDAATEEVEKKSALTKRKKDEILWCEICDISTFSKVVMEGHIKGKKHMKKMKIFEQNSQSPSTSSVESVSTKAPELIKYTQP